A genomic window from Variovorax paradoxus includes:
- a CDS encoding DUF3348 domain-containing protein encodes MGQVSRRTGFNGSALIRLLSRLTDIDAREPAQPTADRLSQWFGWTDAISLSAALDGAPATTQASTRAPRNTEESECHRVRTALANAIVEDTTFGTSKDATPEFTPYRRRYLARQQAMEAGVGSLRSRLRSALAAKSPSMARLASVDVVMAQVLEAREHSLLSAVPGILEKHFERLRKASQVSDVQDVPDGETETDKDNSAQPDEAWLAVFRKDAQDVLLAELDFRFQPVEGLLEALRTQATRTT; translated from the coding sequence ATGGGGCAAGTTTCAAGGCGCACAGGTTTCAACGGCTCGGCGCTCATTCGCTTGCTTTCACGACTGACCGACATCGACGCTCGCGAACCCGCGCAACCCACCGCTGACCGATTGAGCCAGTGGTTCGGCTGGACCGATGCCATCTCGCTGTCCGCAGCGCTCGACGGCGCACCGGCAACAACACAGGCCAGCACCCGCGCTCCCCGCAACACCGAAGAAAGCGAATGCCATCGCGTGCGAACCGCGCTGGCAAACGCCATCGTCGAAGACACCACCTTCGGCACCAGCAAGGACGCGACGCCAGAGTTCACCCCCTACCGCCGACGCTACCTTGCCCGGCAACAGGCGATGGAAGCAGGCGTCGGCTCGCTGCGCAGCCGGCTGCGCTCGGCGCTGGCGGCAAAGTCGCCGTCCATGGCCCGGCTCGCGTCCGTGGACGTGGTCATGGCGCAGGTGCTGGAGGCGCGCGAGCACAGCCTGCTGTCGGCCGTGCCGGGCATCCTCGAAAAGCATTTCGAGCGCCTGCGCAAGGCCAGCCAAGTGTCAGACGTGCAGGACGTGCCGGACGGCGAAACAGAGACAGATAAAGACAACAGTGCCCAGCCCGACGAAGCGTGGCTGGCCGTGTTCCGCAAGGACGCCCAGGACGTGCTGCTCGCCGAACTGGACTTTCGATTTCAACCGGTCGAAGGGCTGCTCGAAGCCCTTCGCACCCAGGCCACCAGAACTACATGA